Within the Staphylococcus warneri genome, the region TAGCAAATGAAGAAAAACTTACACAAGCACTTGTAGATAATAAAGTGATTGGTATTGCTTATGAAACAGTACAATTGCCAGATCGATCATTACCATTGTTAAGTCCGATGAGCGAGGTTGCAGGTAGAATGGCAACACAAATCGGTGCTGAATTTTTACAAAAATTTAATGGTGGAATGGGTATCTTACTTGGTGGTGTACCAGGTGTACCTAAAGGTAAAGTAACAATTATTGGTGGAGGCCAAGCAGGTACAAATGCAGCTAAAATTGCATTAGGTTTAGGTGCTGATGTAACTGTATTAGACGTCAATCCTAAACGTTTACGAGAGTTAGATGATCTATTTAATGGTAGAGTGCATACCATTATGTCTAACCCATTAAATATTGAAATGTATGTTAAAGATAGTGATTTAGTAATAGGGGCAGTATTAATTCCTGGCGCTAAAGCACCAAATCTTGTAACAGAAGATATGATTAAACAAATGAAAAATGGTTCTGTAATTGTAGATATCGCAATTGACCAAGGTGGTATTTTTGAAACAACAGATAAAATTTCAACACATGATGATCCAACATATATCAAACATGGCGTTGTTCATTATGCAGTTGCTAATATGCCTGGTGCAGTACCACGTACATCTACATTAGCATTGAATAATGCTACATTACCTTTTGCTCAGATATTAGCAAACAAAGGCTATAGAGAGGCATTTAAATCTAACCATGCTTTATCTTTAGGTTTAAATACGTATAAAGGTCATGTAACACATCAAGGTGTTGCAGAAGCATTCAATATGAAATACACAACTGTTGAAGATGCATTAAAATAATCCAAAATCTTCAAAATATAAATAACGCCCTCAAATGTATCCAACTCATTTGAGGGCGTTAATAATATTTAAGACAGAATTATTTTTCGTAATGCGTTAAGATTTCACAACCGCTATCTGTAACTAAGATATCATCTTCAATACGAACACCAGCAACACCAGGAACGTAAATACCAGGTTCAATGGTAATGACCATTCCCGCTTCTAAAACATTATCGTTAGTGCTAGAAACATCTTGGTATTCATGTTCTTCTAAGCCTAAACCATGACCAAGACGATGAGGGAAGTAGTCGCCATAGCCCGATTGATCAATAATATCTCTCGCGATTTTATCTATTTCTTTTAATTTAACACCTGGACGAATAGCATCAATTGCTGATTTTTCAGCATCAAGAACAATATTATATATATCTAATGCTTCTTTGCTAGGTGTACCATATTGTACTGTTCTAGTCATGTCACTACAATAGTGATTATAGATGACACCTAAATCGAAGAGAACTAGCTCATTATTTTGTAATTGACGATTACCTGGAACACCATGTGGTGAAGCAGCGTGATCGCCAAATAATACCATAGTGTCAAAGCTCATTTCATTCACACCATATTTCTTAATTTCATTTTCAATATGATTTACAACTTCACGTTCACTGATTCCTTCTTTTAAATAGTTCACACCGATTTCAATACATTTATCTGCTAAATGAGCAGCATGCTTAATTTTTTCAATTTCATCAATTGACTTGATATTTCTTAAATTTTTAATTGTTTGGTCGATATCACCATATTGTTCAACATGAAATGCTTGTGTTATTTCACGTTGGCGTTTAACTGTTAAATGCTCACTTTCGATAAGCATATGTTGAAATGATTGTTGGTATAAATCGAAAGGATTTTCAGTGTCTAAATAACCTATAATTTGACCGTCAAAAGGAGATGCTTTAACTTCTTCAACTTCCATTTTAGGACAGAATAACACTGTTTCACCACTAGCTTGAATTAATAATGCAAATAATCTTTCGTGTGGTTCGCTACGATAGCCAGTAAAGTAATAGATGTTTAGTGGTGTAGTAATCCAAGCAGCATCAGCATTTTCTTTTTGTAGATAATTAATAATTTCATTGATTTTTGTCATGAAGTTTTTCCTCCTTAAAATGATTAACTTAATTTTATGCTAAAAAACAACATATTTCAAAGTTTGAATCATTCCTTTACTTTCGTGTTATAAAACATAGTTGCTAGGGTATAATAAGCATATAAACGATTAGGAGGGCTAAGATAATGAAACTTTCATTTCATGGTCAATCAACAATTTATTTTGAAGGAAACGGTAAAAAAGTCATTGTAGATCCTTTTATTTCAGGAAATGATAAATGTGATTTAGATGAACAAAGATTAGATGTAGATTATATTATTTTAACTCATGGTCATGAAGACCACTTTGGCGATGTAGTAGAATTAGCTAATAGAAATCACGCTACAGTTATCGGTTGCGCAGAAATTGCTGGATATTTAAGCACTTATCATGGTGTAGAAAATGTAAGAGGTATGAACATTGGTGGTAAAGCTGAATTAGATTTCGGTAGCGTTAAATACGTACAAGCTTTCCATAGTTCAAGTTATACACATGAAAATGGTATTCCTGTATATTTAGGTATGCCAATGGGTGTTGTAATTGAAGCAGAAGGTAAAACTATTTACCATACAGGAGATACAGGTCTATTTAGTGATATGGAATTAATAGCTAAACGACATCCTGTAGATGTATGCTTTATCCCAATTGGTGATAATTTCACAATGGGCATAGATGATGCAGCTTATGCTATAAATGAATTCATTAAGCCTAGCATTTCAGTACCAGTTCATTACAATACTTTCCCATTAATTGAACAAGATCCAGAGCAATTTAAAGATGCAGTTAAAGTAGGGGAAGTTCAAATATTAGAGCCAGGACAAGAGGTTCAATTCTAGTCAATTTTGTCGGAGCAGGACGGAAATAAATTTTATTAAAATGTTATTTCCGTCCCGCTCTTATTTTTCAGTAAATAAAAAACACTAATTATCTAGTAAAGACGAGTAAGTCTTTATAGATAACTAGTGTAAATGAGTTAAGTAAGATATTATTTTACGATAAGCACAGGGATAGTTGCTCGTTTAGCAACTTTGTGACTTACGCTACCAAGAACGAATTTTTTCTTTTCTTCAGCTTTGCGGTTACTTAAAACCACGATTTCATATTTACCGCTATTTGCATGTTTGAGCAGTTCTTCTTTAGCATTACCACGAACAATAATTTGATCGTAATCAATACCATAGCTTTCTAATATGTTACGTGTTTTTTCTAAACGTTTACTACGTTCTTCGGTAATTTTGTCTAAATGAACACCAGCTTTGATAGATGCTTGAGCATCTTGTTCATTAATAGCATTTAAAATAGTGACTACCGCGTCATCTGCAGCAAGTTTAGATACTTCTTCTAAAGCTTTTTCATTTTTTAATTGAGTGTCTACACCTAGTAAAATCTTTTTATACATAAGTCCACCCCTCCTCAATTCCATTCTAATAAAAAAAGATGGATATTTCCATTTAAATTAAAAGGTTTTTTAATAAAATTACCATTTTACAAAAGTTGTAAATTTAATATTAGGGTTTTGAATATTTAGGAGTGTGCGTCAATGATTTTTTTTGATTAAAAAGTTATAATAGGCATAACATTGTTCTAAGAAGAGGTAACGTAATGACTAAACATGAACAAATTTTAAAACATATTGAATCATTAGCAATTGGTTCAAAAATTTCAGTTAGAAAAATCGCCAAAGATTTAGCTGTTTCTGAAGGTACAGCCTATAGAGCAATTAAGGATGCGGGCAGATAGGATTAGTTACAACTATTGATAGAGTGGGGACCGTTAGGATTGAAAAACGAAATCGAGATGAAATAGATAATTTAACATTTAATGAAATTGCCAATATTGTTGAAGGCCAAATTATTGCCGGTAAGAATGGCGTCAATAAAACAGTCTCAAACTTTGCCATTGGTGCTATGGAATTAAGTGATATCTTAAGATATATTGGACCACAAACTTTATTAATTATAGGAAATAGAAGAAATGTACAACTCGAAGTATTGAAACGTGGTACAGCCATTTTAATTACAGGTGGATTTCAGCCAACAAAAGAAGTCATTCAGTATGCTGATGAGCATGACTTACCAGTATTATCATCTAGCTATGATACGTTCTTAGTTGCAAATATTATTAACCGCGCTATGTTCAATCAAAAAATCCGGAAAGAAATTTTAGTGGTAGAAGATATTGTGAAACCAATAAACGAACTTTCTGTATTATTAAACACGATGACTTTGGATGATTATAAACAAATCGCGAATGAAACAGGTCATACACGTTTTCCTGTTGTGAATAAAGATTACAAGTTAGTAGGTATAGTAACCAGTAGAGAAATTATTAATATGAGCGACAATGATATGATTGAAGATGTTATGACGAAACATCCAATTAGTGTTAAATTGTCAAACACAGTCGCGAGTTGTGCACATTTATTAATCTGGGAAGGTATTGAATTACTACCAGTTACTGATAATAATAAAAAAGCAGTCGGCGTTATCAATAGACAAGATGTATTGAAATCTATGCAATTATTAGGGAGACAACCACAAATTGGTGAAACGATTAATGATCAAATTGCCAAACATATAACTATTAATCATGATGGTATTCAAACTGATGTATCCCCATTATTAACTAATCATTATGGTACTTTAAGTAAAGCAGTATTTGTAGGAATCATTGAAGAAACTTTACGTCATGAGATGAGAAAATATAAAAAGGGTAATGTGATGATAGAAAGCTTAAATATCATTTACTTGAAAACAGTGCCGATTGAAACGGGTATTGATGTTAAATATGAAATGCTTGATGTAGGGAGATACTTTGCTAAATTAGAAGTGACGATGTACTGTCAGAATGAAAAAGTAGCGATTGCATCAGTTATATGTCAAATGTTTGAGGGATACTAATCAAAGATAAACTAGAGGAGTTAATAAAATGGAAACACTAATGAACGATATAATGAAAGAAATTGAATCAAATGAAACAATAATTATTCATCGACATGTAAGACCCGACCCAGATGCATATGGTTCACAATTAGGTTTGAAATATTATTTACAACTTAAATTTCCTGATAAACATATATTTGCAGTGGGTGAGGAAGAAGCGTCACTTAATTTTATAGGGACATTTGATCACGTAGAGGACAACACTTATAAAGAAGCGCTTGTAATCGTATGTGATACTGCGAATGCGCCACGTGTGGATGACCAAAGGTTTAAATTAGGAAAGAAAGTATTGAAGATTGACCATCACCCAGCAGTAGATCAATACGGTGATATTAATTTAGTTAATACAGATGCTTCTTCTACAAGTGAGATCATTTACGATATGATTTCTCATTTCAATGATGAAAGTATCATTAATGAAGATGTCGCACGTGTACTATATCTAGGTATTGTAGGAGATACTGGCCGCTTCTTATTCGGTAATACAACACAACATACAATGGAAGTTGCAGGAAAACTACTTGGTTTCCCATTTGATCATAATGCTGAGCTCAATAAAATGTCTGAAAAGGACCCTCGCTTAATGCCATTTCAAGGTTATGTACTACAAAATTTCGAATTGCATAGTGATGGCTACTGCCAAGTCAAAATTACTAAAGATGTATTAGAGCAATATAAAATTAAAGCAAATGAAGCATCTCAATTTGTAAATACAGTAGCAGATATTCAAGGACTTAAAATCTGGATGTTTGGTGTAGACGAAGGAGATCAAATTCGATGTCGTTTACGCTCTAAAGGGCAATATGTTATTAATGATATAGCAAATGATTTTGGTGGTGGCGGTCATCCTAATGCCTCAGGTGTCTCAGTATATAGTTGGGAAGAATTTGATGCATTAGCACACGCTTTACGTCAAAAGCTTAATTAAATAAAAAAAGAAAGGAGTCATACAAACATGGTTGCATATTTAAATATTCATACGTCATACGATTTATTAAATTCTAGCTTAAGAATATCGGATGTCGTTAAAAAAGCTAAGAACGAAGGCATTGAACACCTTGCAATCACAGATACTAATGTTTTGTATGGCTATCCTAAATTTTATGATGCGTGTTTAGAAGCGGGGATACACCCCGTTTTTGGTATGACCGTCTATTTAACTGATGGGTTGTATCAATTGGAGACTGTACTATTGGCACAAAATAATGATGGCTTAAAAGATTTATATCAATTATCATCAGCGATTAAAATGAAAGAAAAAGAAGATATTCCTATTGAGTGGTTGAAACGTTATGCAAATCATCTCGTCATCATATTTAAAAGTGCCGAAGAACATCATTTACAATTTATTGATGCTTTTAATGATAAAGAACATGTCTATCTTAACCAAGATTGTATTGCGATTAATCATAGATCGTTTGTTTGGTTGAATACCATGCGTTATTTAAATAATGAAGATGCCGATACGATTTCAGCACTTCAAGCCATTAAAGAAAATAGTAAATTAGATTTAGTAGCTGAACAAGAAGATTACCATGAACATGTATTTAATAAAAATGAACTTCGAAATTTGGAATGTAGTGACGAATTAATTGTTAATACTGACAAAATTGCACAAATGTGTACCGCAGAGTTAAATTATCATCAATCTTTATTACCTCAGTTCCAAACGCCTAATGGTGAAACTTCTAAAATATACTTATGGCAGAAACTTGAAGATCAGTTAAATCATTTAAATTTGAAACAACCAGAATATTGCAAAAGATTAAAACATGAGTATGACATTATCACAAATATGGGCTTTGAAGATTATTTCTTAATCGTAAGTGATTTAATTCATTATGCTAAAACACATGATGTGATGGTTGGACCAGGGCGTGGATCTTCAGCAGGCTCATTGGTAAGTTATCTACTTGGTATTACAACAATAGATCCTATAAGATTTAATTTACTTTTTGAACGTTTTTTAAATCCCGAACGAGTAACGATGCCTGATATTGATATTGATTTTGAAGATACACGACGTGAAAAAGTCATTCAATATGTTCAAGAAAAATATGGTCAATTACATGTTTCCGGAATTGTAACATTTGGTCATTTACTTGCAAGAGCTGTTGCACGAGACGTGGGACGTATTATGGGGTTTGATGAAATAACGCTAAATGAAATTTCTAAATTAATCCCACATAAATTAGGAATCACTTTAGAAGAAGCTTATCAAAATGATGAATTCAAACAATTTGTTCATCGTAATTATCGTCATGAACGATGGTTTGAAATATGTAAAAAGTTAGAAGGTCTACCAAGACATACGTCAACTCACGCAGCAGGGATTATTATTAATGATCATGCTTTGTATGAGTATGCACCTTTGACCTTAGGAGATACAGGATTACTAACACAATGGACAATGACTGAAGCTGAACGCATTGGTTTATTAAAAATTGACTTTTTAGGTTTAAGAAATCTATCCATCATTCATCAAATTATCAATCAAGTTAAAAAGGATTTGAATATCAACATTGAAATAGAACGTATACCTTTTGACGATCCAAAAGTTTTTGAATTATTGTCTCAAGGAGATACGACTGGTATTTTCCAATTAGAGTCAGATGGCGTACGCCGAGCATTGAAAAAGTTAAAACCTGAACATTTCGAAGATATCGTTGCTGTTACTTCGTTATATAGACCTGGACCTATGGAAGAAATTCCAACTTATATTACACGAAGACATGACCCATCAAAA harbors:
- a CDS encoding M24 family metallopeptidase, which translates into the protein MTKINEIINYLQKENADAAWITTPLNIYYFTGYRSEPHERLFALLIQASGETVLFCPKMEVEEVKASPFDGQIIGYLDTENPFDLYQQSFQHMLIESEHLTVKRQREITQAFHVEQYGDIDQTIKNLRNIKSIDEIEKIKHAAHLADKCIEIGVNYLKEGISEREVVNHIENEIKKYGVNEMSFDTMVLFGDHAASPHGVPGNRQLQNNELVLFDLGVIYNHYCSDMTRTVQYGTPSKEALDIYNIVLDAEKSAIDAIRPGVKLKEIDKIARDIIDQSGYGDYFPHRLGHGLGLEEHEYQDVSSTNDNVLEAGMVITIEPGIYVPGVAGVRIEDDILVTDSGCEILTHYEK
- a CDS encoding universal stress protein, which codes for MYKKILLGVDTQLKNEKALEEVSKLAADDAVVTILNAINEQDAQASIKAGVHLDKITEERSKRLEKTRNILESYGIDYDQIIVRGNAKEELLKHANSGKYEIVVLSNRKAEEKKKFVLGSVSHKVAKRATIPVLIVK
- a CDS encoding metal-dependent hydrolase, whose translation is MKLSFHGQSTIYFEGNGKKVIVDPFISGNDKCDLDEQRLDVDYIILTHGHEDHFGDVVELANRNHATVIGCAEIAGYLSTYHGVENVRGMNIGGKAELDFGSVKYVQAFHSSSYTHENGIPVYLGMPMGVVIEAEGKTIYHTGDTGLFSDMELIAKRHPVDVCFIPIGDNFTMGIDDAAYAINEFIKPSISVPVHYNTFPLIEQDPEQFKDAVKVGEVQILEPGQEVQF
- a CDS encoding DHH family phosphoesterase, encoding METLMNDIMKEIESNETIIIHRHVRPDPDAYGSQLGLKYYLQLKFPDKHIFAVGEEEASLNFIGTFDHVEDNTYKEALVIVCDTANAPRVDDQRFKLGKKVLKIDHHPAVDQYGDINLVNTDASSTSEIIYDMISHFNDESIINEDVARVLYLGIVGDTGRFLFGNTTQHTMEVAGKLLGFPFDHNAELNKMSEKDPRLMPFQGYVLQNFELHSDGYCQVKITKDVLEQYKIKANEASQFVNTVADIQGLKIWMFGVDEGDQIRCRLRSKGQYVINDIANDFGGGGHPNASGVSVYSWEEFDALAHALRQKLN
- the ald gene encoding alanine dehydrogenase; this encodes MKIGIPKEIKNNENRVSLSPSGVHALVEQGHTVLVETNAGMGSYFEDIDYKEAGADIVSEASQVWDVDMVVKVKEPLEEEYQYFKEGLILFTYLHLANEEKLTQALVDNKVIGIAYETVQLPDRSLPLLSPMSEVAGRMATQIGAEFLQKFNGGMGILLGGVPGVPKGKVTIIGGGQAGTNAAKIALGLGADVTVLDVNPKRLRELDDLFNGRVHTIMSNPLNIEMYVKDSDLVIGAVLIPGAKAPNLVTEDMIKQMKNGSVIVDIAIDQGGIFETTDKISTHDDPTYIKHGVVHYAVANMPGAVPRTSTLALNNATLPFAQILANKGYREAFKSNHALSLGLNTYKGHVTHQGVAEAFNMKYTTVEDALK
- a CDS encoding DNA polymerase III subunit alpha gives rise to the protein MVAYLNIHTSYDLLNSSLRISDVVKKAKNEGIEHLAITDTNVLYGYPKFYDACLEAGIHPVFGMTVYLTDGLYQLETVLLAQNNDGLKDLYQLSSAIKMKEKEDIPIEWLKRYANHLVIIFKSAEEHHLQFIDAFNDKEHVYLNQDCIAINHRSFVWLNTMRYLNNEDADTISALQAIKENSKLDLVAEQEDYHEHVFNKNELRNLECSDELIVNTDKIAQMCTAELNYHQSLLPQFQTPNGETSKIYLWQKLEDQLNHLNLKQPEYCKRLKHEYDIITNMGFEDYFLIVSDLIHYAKTHDVMVGPGRGSSAGSLVSYLLGITTIDPIRFNLLFERFLNPERVTMPDIDIDFEDTRREKVIQYVQEKYGQLHVSGIVTFGHLLARAVARDVGRIMGFDEITLNEISKLIPHKLGITLEEAYQNDEFKQFVHRNYRHERWFEICKKLEGLPRHTSTHAAGIIINDHALYEYAPLTLGDTGLLTQWTMTEAERIGLLKIDFLGLRNLSIIHQIINQVKKDLNINIEIERIPFDDPKVFELLSQGDTTGIFQLESDGVRRALKKLKPEHFEDIVAVTSLYRPGPMEEIPTYITRRHDPSKVEYLHKDLAPILKNTYGVIIYQEQIMQIASQFANFSYGEADILRRAMSKKNRAVLESERQHFVDGAKQNGYDEYMSKQIFDLILKFADYGFPRAHAVSYSKIAYIMSYLKVHYPNYFYANILSNVIGSEKKTAAMIDEAKHQSITILPPNINESHWFYKATSDGIYLSLGAIKGAGYQSVKLIVDERYQNGDFKDFFDFARRLPKRVKTRKLLESLILVGAFDIFGKNRATLLHSIDQVIDQVTDIEQDDMLFDFFTPKQSYEEKEELPDQLISEYEKEYLGFYISKHPVEKEFNKKQYLTIYKLSNAKNHQPILVQFDQIKRIRTKNGQNMAFVTLNDGIHLLDGVIFPNQFKKYELDISEEQIYVVQGKFDKRNGKTQLIINDIYTEEAFESLKLNQTKQIIVRKVDQVEGFYQYLDQENIDQSIEVLSFNDQTNEMSRLGYIKKNSAFLTDLVKLFKPSDIRFV